GATATATAGGTGACAGGTGTGATTATATTTAGGTGACAGGTGTGATGATGTGTAGGTGACAGGTGTGATGATATATAGGTGACAGGTGTGATGATGTGTAGGTGACAGGTGTGATGATATATAGGTGACAGGTGGGATTATATGTAGGTGACAGGTGTGATGATATGTAAGTGACAGGTGTGATGATCTGTAGGTGACAGGTGTGATGATGTATAGGTGACAGGTGTGATGATGTGTAGGTGACAGGTGTGATGATGCATAGGTGACATGTGTGATGATCTATAGGTGACAGGTGTGATGATCCATAGGCGACAGGTGTGATGATATGTAGGTGACAGGTGTGATGATCTATAGGTGACAGGAGTGATGATATGTAGGTGACAGGTGTGATGATCTATAGGTGACAGGTGTGATGATATGTAGGTGACAGGTGTGATGATATGTAGGTGACAGGTGTGATGATCTATAGGTGACAGGTGTGATGATATGTAGGTGACAGGTGTGATGAtctatgggtgacaggtgtgatgATATGCAGGTGACAGGTGTGATTATCTATAGGTGACAGGTGTGATGATCTATAGGTGACAGGTGTGATGAtctatgggtgacaggtgtgatgatctataggtgacaggtgtgatgatctatgggtgacaggtgtgatgATATGTAGGTGACAGGTGTGATGATCTATAGGTGACAGATGTGATGATATGTAGGTGACAGGTGTGATGATCTATAGATGACAGGTGTGATGATCTATAGGTGACAGGTGTGATGATATATAGGTGACAGGTGTGATGATCTATAGGTGACAGGTGTGATGATATATAGGTGACAGGTGTGATGATCTATAGGTGACAGGTGTGATGATCTATAGGTGACAGGTGTGATGATATGTAGGTTGGCAGTACTGACTTATAGGATATGAAGGAAGAGTAGTCCCAATCATGAACTTGATATTGCTGTTTGAAAGAATCAATTTACACTGTTCTGTATCTACCACAATGACGTtcaggaaacaaaacaaaaaaagaacgaCAGTTATAATTTAATAAGAAAAAGAGGAAGTTCAGATTAAAAAGATAAACTAGTCTAAAAAAATGAGATCTCAACTACAATAGTAAAGGTGACCCTGCCAAATACTGTAAAACAGTCAGTGGTGATGCTCCTGGAGTTGGTGGTGATGCCTCTGGAATGGGAGGTGATGATTCTGGAGTTGGTGGTGATGCTCCTGGAGTTGGTGGTGATGCTCCTGGAGTTGGTGGTTATGCTCCTGAAGATGGTGGTTATGCTCCTGAAGATGGTGGTGATGCCTCTGGAATGGGAGGTGAtgctcctggagttggtggcgatgctcctggagttggtggcgATGCTCCTGGAGTTGGTGGTGATGCTCCTGGAGTTGGTGGTGATGCTCCTGGAGTTGGTGGTGATGCTCCTGGAGTTGGTGGTGATGATTCTGGAGTTGGTGGTGATGCTCCTGAAGTTGGTGGTGATGCTCCTGGAGTTGGTGGTTATGCTCCTGAAGTTGGTGGTGATGCTCCTGGAGTTGTTGGTGATGCTCCTGGAGTTGGTGGTGATGCCTCTGGAATGGGAGGTGAtgctcctggagttggtggcgATGCTCCTGGAGTTGGTGGTGATGCTCCTGGAGTTGGTGGTGATGATTCTGGAGTTGGTGGTGATGCTCCTGAAGTTGGTGGTGATGCTCCTGGAGTTGGTGGTTATGCTCCTGAAGTTGGTGGTGATGCTCCTGGAGTTGTTGGTGATGCTCCTGGAGTTGGTGGTGATGCCTCTGGAATGGGAGGTGAtgctcctggagttggtggcgATGCTCCTGGAGTTGGTGGTGATGCTCCTGGAGTTGGTGGTGATGCTCCTGGAGTTGGTGGTGATGCTCCTGGAGTTGGTGGTGATGCTCCTGGAGTTGGTGGTGATGCTCCTGAAGTTGGTGGTGATGCTCCTGGAGTTGGTGGTGATGCTCCTGGAGTTGGTGGTGATGCTCCTGGGGTCAGAGGTGATGCTCCGGGATTCAGAGGTGATGCCCCTGGAGTTGGTGGTGATGCTCCTGAAGTTGGTGGTGATGCTCCTGGAGTTGGTGGTGATGCTTCTGGAGTTGGTGGTGAtgctcctggagttggcggtgatgctcctggagttggcggtgatGCTCCTGGAGTTGGTGGTTATGCTCCTGGAGTTGGTGGTTATGTTCCTGGAATTGGTTGCGAtgctcctggagttggtggcgatgctcctggagttggtggcgATGCTCCTGTAGTTGGTGGCGATGCTCCTGAAGTTGGTGGTGATGCTCCTGGAGTTGGTGGTGATGCACCTGGAGTTGGTGGCGATGCTCCTGAAGTTGGTGGCGAtgctcctggagttggtggcgatgctcctggagttggtggcgatgctcctggagttggtggcgATGCTCCTGGAGTTGGTGGTGATGCTCCTGAAGTTGGTGGTGATGCTCCTGAAGTTGGTGGTGATGCTCCTGAAGTTGGTGGTGATGCTCCTGAAGTTGGTGGTGATGCTCCTGGAGTTGGTGGTGATGCTCCTGGAGTTGGTGGTGATGCTCCTGAAGTTGGTGGTGATGCTCCTGGAGTTGGTGGTGATGCTCCTGAAGTTGGTGGTGATGCTCCTGGAGTTGGTGGTGATGCTCCTGGAGTTGGTGGTTATGCTCCTGAAGTTGGTGGTGATGCTCCTGGAGTTGGTGGTGAtgctcctggagttggtggcgATGCTCCTGGAGTTGGTGGTGATGCTCCTGGAGTTGGTGGTTATGCTCCTGAAGACGGTGGTGATGCTCCTGGAGTTGGTGGTGATGCTCCTGGAGTTGGTGGTGATTCTCCTGGAGTTGGTGGTGATGCTCCTGGAGTTGGTGGTGATGCTCCTGGAGTTGGTGGTGATTCTCCTGGAGTTGGTGGTTATGCTCCTGAAGATGGTGGTTATGCTCCTGAAGATGGTGGTGATGCTCCTGGAGTTGGTGGTGATGCTCCTGAAGTTGGTGGTGATGCTCCTGGAGTTGGTGGTTATGCTCCTGGAGTTGGTGGTGATGCTCCTGGAGTTGGTGGTGATGCTCCTGGAGTTGGTGATGATGCTCCTGGAGTTGGTGGTGATGCTCCTGGAGTTGGTGGTGATGCTCCTGGAGTTGGTGATGATGCTCCTGGAGTTGGTGGTGATGCTCCTGGAGTTGGTGGTAATGCTTCTGGAGTTGGTGGGGATGCTCCTGGAGTTGGTGGTGATGCTCCTGGAGTTGGTGGTGATGCTCCTGGAGTTGGTGGTAATGCTTCTGGAGTTGGTGGGGATGCTCCTGGAGTTGGTGGTGATGCTCCTGGAGTTGGTGGTGATGCTCCTGAAGTCGGTGGTGATGCTCCTGAAGTTGGTGGTGATGCTCCTGGAGTTGGTGGTGATGCTCCTGGAGTTGGTGGTTATGCTCCTGAAGACGGTGGTGATGCTCCTGGAATCGGACATGATGTTCCTAGTGAAGGATCCTCTCATGGCAAATACAACTCAAtttcaacacaacacaacacaacaatgaTATAATGCCGACTTGAGGTCCAACCCAGAAGAGAAGAGGATTCACCTGGAATCGTGGACCACCAAGTCCAGCTGAAGACCCGAGTATTTGAAGCTTATTTTGGAGCCAACCAATTAACTCCGGGGTCTGTACTAGAGATACaaacaacaacctttaggggtcaccCCCAAGGGGTAAGCCCTAAactagaaatcccccccccccctaaaatatATAATCTTTATTGGTTATTCATGTTAAAATTCTTAAACCAAACTTATTAAACAAATATGTTTTAAAATTCCAGACTGTGTTCCTGATTCAATTAGCACATCCTAGGTAACACTGCTCTGCGTTTATCAATAGACGCAATTGCTCTGGATGTGCTATATAGTTATGTAGGTTAGGACATTAGTCTGATGTTAAAATTAAtctcaattaccccccccccccccctgacgttTCGTCAGCTAGGCTGACTTTCTCAAGGGAATCGGCTGtactagagataagcaaacttttcaaaagttttgtTTACCGTGCTCGCAGAATTTTTCAACAAGGTTTGGTTTTTGGCAAATAAGTTCTAACAGAACCCTACATTTTATAACCCTTAAAGGGGCATTTAAATCACATGTAtaacactgcacagagctctaaaGCCCTTTGTAACACTGTTGGGTGTCACctatattcaagtagttttaaagggttttaaaggggtattccaggcaaaaacatcttatcccctatcgaaaggataggggataagatgtctgatcgcggggggccagccgctgggaccccccacgatctccctgcagcagcccgcattctatgcgtagctgcgtctgcagtttcggaaacagccgggcttccgagacggggacgtgacgtcacgccacgccccctccattcatgttgcggccgttacgccccctcccatagaaatgaatggaaggAGCGTGGCGtgtcgtcacgtccccgtcttggggataagatgggggataagatgtttttgcccggaatacccctttaaggctcagttatTGCGACATGCGGTGACCAATGGTAACTAacagcatgtttaaaaaaaaaaataaaacatttttatagtatTTAATACTAAAATAAAGCTACATAAAGTATCTCTGGTTGTTGACAGATGCCTGCTGGTGGTAAAATGCACACGGAGGTATCGGAGAATGCAATAGCTTTttccaagtttaaaaaaaaaaaaaaaaatctcctaattgggagtagcaacaggatgggtgtcccaaaatagtgaagaagaattATGCCTAATATTGGTTGTGGAAGTGTAAGCCTGGCTAATAGTAGCGGTAGCAAGGGTGATGGACTGGTGGGTGTAgtagccagcgtacagcaggcagtggtggactggttacAGTTGTAGCCAAGCTTTGAGAAACAAAGCATATTTATTAAAGTTTCAAACATTAaatattttataattattattaaatatgtattatttattattattattattattaaattaaatattattaaatatttataattacattttattaaatgttattatttattttctcattttcccTATTATTGTGCATTTATGTGAAAATATGAatgttattttagttttatttttttgaaaaataaatacaGGGGTATACAGCTATGGCAAAGTATACATAAAAAATCTCAATGAAAGTGTAAAATACATTAAAGTGAACAGCCATAAGCAAACAGGATACCCACATGTAAAGCAACACGCAAGATCACCATGTTATAAATATCCTTCAAAACTCAACTCAGATTTCACAGCCAATGCAATAGTATACAGACAAAACTTCTTCAGTCACTTCAGTAGTACGTGGAAATAGAATATATTTATGGACATCCTAGGACACAGGATACATATAGCTCGGCTATTCTATCCATAGAGTATATTTGGAGTACTGTCCTACATGCCTTCGGAAGGTCAGATCAGCCATTTTGCCTTGTACTATACCAATGCTGATTTTATTATGAACTAGATTTATATCTATTCCACAAAAAAGAAAGGGACTGGCACTGCTGACCATAAATCCTATTTGGTTGTACTCAATAATATAATGGACGCTAGTGTGGTGCTCATAATGCACTGTGTGGCGGTGCAATGCCTAAAAGTCCACAGTCATGCAATGTTCCTTAGAAAAAGATGAAAAGCTGCACCTGCCACGTCTTCATAAAGTGCCTAATTTCTTCCATGATCAGTGGGGGAAACTGCATGCGGGTGCTGTACAGGAGCGACACGTGTTTCGCGCTTAACCGCGCATCGTCGATGCGCGGTTAAGCGTGAAACACGCGTCGCTCCTGTACAGCACCCGCATGCAGTGTCCCCCACTGATCATGGAAGAAATAAAGCACTTTATGAAGACGTGGCAGGTGCAGCTTTTCATCTTTTTCTATGGAATATTTATATCTATGACTACTAGATCCATATCAATGAATTTATCTTTATTCCAATGATTAGTTCTTCATAATAATGACTTCATATGGTCGAGTTGGCAAGGTTGTTAAATGAGTTGTAATGTTTTGCACACCACCATAGCGCCTACCCCTACGACCATTTCGGATATAGTTCCTTCTTCCCGATTTTAAGAGCAGTTCTGATTTTCTAATGATATCATAGCCATGTGACCCGATGGGGGTATTAGATAAATAGTGTTGCTTACTATGTACCGTAAGCCGTGACTAAGGGTCATACTGACCCGAAATGCGTCAGTGTTTGTTTTGTTTCCTGTGTGTTACTTGTTGGATGaataaataaagttctttttaaCTCCACATGAGCGCTGGATCTGTTCTTCTTGGATTTTATGTGGACCGGAGACATCTGGCTGTTCTAGTCCCGACTCTGCTATTCCAGTCCATTGTGGTTGTCAgcacttgtctccattcactccCTAAGATTAGACCGTAGTCTTCTATGATGGTGAACTGGTGAGATGTTGGGGGAGGGAACCGAATAGATTGGTTAGAACTACAGCCGTAATATAATATGGAAAATGAGAACAAACAGAGGAACCTGAACTAGAAAGGttatatattaaccatgtacaaaCAAGTAGAGGTCAAAGGTGAGCGCTGACCCTGAGTAAGGATAGTGACTAAAGAAGAGGAAGATGTCCTGGTCTATGACGTGATCCATCTCATGGCTATGGAGTGAGGTCCTACCTGTctactaaatctgctctatcggTTGGGTCCTCCATCTATAATGATGCTTGTAAtaatagctttaaaggggtactccgctgaaaaaaaaattttttaatcaactgatgcaagaaagttaaacagatttgtaaattacttctattaaaacatcttaatgcttccagcacttataagctgctgtatgctccacaggaagttcttttctttttgaatttcctttctgactgaccacagtgctctctgctaacactcttttattataaaataaaaaaaaaaacaaaagagaaaaacAAGTCCAATTGACTGTAACAAAAATTTgcaaaactgaacataaatacAGACTTTCTGTCTTAAAATAACAACTCAAATTTTCTAACAGGCCAGCCCAGGTAATCTAACAAAAATGACCTACCTATAACTTACAaaaccagacacacacacacacacacacacacacacacacctacattcCTTATAagacataaataaagctttcctcgcCATAACAAaacgaaacacacacacacacacacacacatatatatatatatatatatatatatatatatatatatatatatacacattgctctccttctccctttttttcctctttttttataaataacaaaagaaaaatatggcGAACTGCCATAACCAAAAATTATCCAccttggagaaaaaaaataataataataaaaaattaaaaaaagatacaaaataaataataaaataaaaaaaataaataaaataaaaataaataaataaatacatttataaataaataaaaataaatgaataaataaaaaataaataaaatattgcgAACTGCCGTAACTAAAAATTATCCacctaggagaaaaaaaaaataaaacattttttaaataaaataattatgcatAACGACATATATAACTAAAATAGCAacctatataacaatatatctatataacaaaaataacaacctacactaaactatcccatcacccaccacaccctctggacatgggtcaaaGTCCATAAAACACAGTTTGTCCACATtttgtccataactgacccattcaagaccaccaccccccccccaacacccccacccaacctaaaatacaccctaCTCACCTAATTATAAACAGAACAATTTatacagaacaatatatataacaaaacaatatcaacaatacaatacaccaaaaaCCCCACacggcccaagtttggttgcctgcaagccctttacaatctatccacagaaaacaaaacaaaaggctaaggtggcatgcatagccccccaccaggaagaaggatggcaatcctgataaaattaaatttaaatacctttccctatcaacctctaaccctatcgctatcccttcatgaaactgaccctaaaactcaCCCTAACATACATACActatccctaaccaaaataaaggcactctacccaaaaggtctagtacctagggcacatcaaaagataAACCTCTACATAGGAGAGAtcccctactggtaccaagactgccatactccaaagacctgatcttcccaaggtcaccggtgatattcctagtaccacgtgtagtacctaaccactaagctaactaagaataaagtgcctcgatctcggccacccaggttcctgagtgccccataagcccactctggattgATAAGGCAGGCAagctgactccagccgatggaagagcCCACCCGGGTGTAGACCCCtacattaaagggacaatgaagcaggaagtggtccttgctttccagcgtgtccccgcactcttctcggggacatccccggtgatcagagttcctgcacttcaggttgtcccttacatatagcttcccctgaaagcagcgccaggccaagtcccaaaacttctgggggatccttttcatgtttaaaagatacaaccccaccctcagatcccgacctgggcagtccctgagcaccagaggcttctggaagtgggtcaacagaacccgtttttcaaggaactgccttgactgggtcctgatctcccacactcccagaccccaccgacgtatcgccttcagagtcggggtagcgtaagccggaagatatccatggggcgtacggaggtccttcacttgccctcccctctcccattcctggaagaaaggccgaaaccattccctgcaggagagtacccacgtaggagccctctctgaccagaggtttgcgatgttggctttcaagaaggtgtccgTTAAGAACAACatcgggtttaccatagataaaccccctagtctcctcgtgcggtacgtaacctctctcttcattaggttcatcctgttcccccataacatctggaaaaacaggctgtagaccctagtgtagtaagcctctggcaagatacatacactgcccagatagataaacaaggggagcaggtacgatttgatcaggtgtaccctttccctgagggtcaaagaccaacccttccactggtccaccttctgagcggcatcctggagcttaccatcccagtttttggtgggataatcatcctggccgaatgtgatgcctaagacttttgctgattcttggggccctggaagggtgtccgggagatcaaacgtgggatctccccctcccagccagagactctcacacttatcccggttgatcttagacccggatgcctccgagtagcggtccacctccgacatcaccacatcgaacTCCTCTCTtcaggagacgaaaatggtgacatcatcagcgtacgccaccaccctCTGGATGGCCTCCGACTCATCCTGACTCCTGCCAATGGTccgcgactcaccctcctaaggaagggatcgatcgcgaacgcataaaagagcgggctcaaaggacaaccctgacggactccagaccccactccaaagtggcggccagaccacccgttcaccagtgggaaactctctgcccctgcatacaagatcttaagccaaacaaaagtactcggtaagccatatctcaggaggacggaccagaggtactcgtggttcacccgatcaaatgctttgtcCTGATCCaaagacagcaagtaccccttccagagacctgcactactacgctccactgcctccctgacactgaagACAGCAGTTAAGGTGCtgcggcctggaacagtgcagtgctgggcctccgaaaggagccggggtgcaaacttcaccaaccaattaaacagtatcttgtccagaagcttcctgtccgtattgagaagagctatgggcctccaattctcaatccggctacgatctttaccctttgagagaagaatcagagctgacctcctcattgacttcggcagagtgcccgaggagagacactcattgaatacctcagtcaagaggggagctaaagactccttaacggtcctgtaccactcggatgttaagccatccggacctggcgacttcttaggggcaagcccctcgatcgccagtctcacttcctcttccctgatctcttctgccaaaatgccaagagaggggtctaccccatgctcaggaatggtttcagccaggaaagccgacatcctgtctcgatctagatccttcctccccaagaggtgcgagtagaaggatctgatgacctccaagatccctgatctggaccgattcagag
Above is a genomic segment from Hyla sarda isolate aHylSar1 chromosome 1, aHylSar1.hap1, whole genome shotgun sequence containing:
- the LOC130312726 gene encoding elastin-like, which gives rise to MGGDDSGVGGDAPGVGGDAPGVGGYAPEDGGYAPEDGGDASGMGGDAPGVGGDAPGVGGDAPGVGGDAPGVGGDAPGVGGDAPGVGGDDSGVGGDAPEVGGDAPGVGGYAPEVGGDAPGVVGDAPGVGGDASGMGGDAPGVGGDAPGVGGDAPGVGGDDSGVGGDAPEVGGDAPGVGGYAPEVGGDAPGVVGDAPGVGGDASGMGGDAPGVGGDAPGVGGDAPGVGGDAPGVGGDAPGVGGDAPGVGGDAPEVGGDAPGVGGDAPGVGGDAPGVRGDAPGFRGDAPGVGGDAPEVGGDAPGVGGDASGVGGDAPGVGGDAPGVGGDAPGVGGYAPGVGGYVPGIGCDAPGVGGDAPGVGGDAPVVGGDAPEVGGDAPGVGGDAPGVGGDAPEVGGDAPGVVGGDAPEVGGDAPEVGGDAPGVGGDAPGVGGDAPEVGGDAPGVGGDAPEVGGDAPGVGGDAPGVGGYAPEVGGDAPGVGGDAPGVGGDAPGVGGDAPGVGGYAPEDGGDAPGVGGDAPGVGGDSPGVGGDAPGVGGDAPGVGGDSPGVGGYAPEDGGYAPEDGGDAPGVGGDAPEVGGDAPGVGGYAPGVGGDAPGVGGDAPGVGDDAPGVGGDAPGVGGDAPGVGDDAPGVGGDAPGVGGNASGVGGDAPGVGGDAPGVGGDAPGVGGNASGVGGDAPGVGGDAPGVGGDAPEVGGDAPEVGGDAPGVGGDAPGVGGYAPEDGGDAPGIGHDVPSEGSSHGKYNSISTQHNTTMI